A genomic segment from Paenibacillus sp. encodes:
- a CDS encoding glycosyltransferase family 2 protein, with translation MLDIALAFALCIVWGFALVRAWLGLAALRELPSGLPLPEKPPLVSVVVAAKEEQDHIEETIRRLLRQTYPRLEIIAVNDRSNDATGAKIDDIKRWVDALRSEHPRLTAVHITQLPKGWLGKNHALYQGSLQARGTYLLFTDADVRFDEDAIRDAVAYAIAQKADHVTLLPKMEARGFWLRGFVQYVLFSICLWLPPWLGNDDRQKKTGMGVGAFNLIRRETYERIGTHRALSMRPDDDLRLGMLVKQAGCRQRVALGAKRIAVEWYPSLRAAILGLEKNLYSGFSFRLPLAGAGAGLQLLCCALPLTALLWARGPAFGLYAAAAALFAAVYALHARRLALDRGLTAAALPVSVYLFVWVMIRSIALAHIRKGVYWRGTFYKLDELREWFR, from the coding sequence ATGCTCGACATCGCCCTCGCGTTCGCGCTCTGCATCGTCTGGGGCTTCGCGCTCGTCCGCGCCTGGCTCGGCTTGGCCGCGCTGCGGGAGCTGCCGTCCGGACTGCCGCTGCCGGAGAAACCGCCGCTCGTCTCGGTCGTCGTAGCGGCGAAGGAGGAGCAAGACCATATAGAGGAGACGATTCGGCGGCTCCTGCGGCAGACGTATCCGCGGCTCGAGATTATCGCGGTGAACGACCGGTCGAACGACGCGACCGGCGCCAAAATCGACGACATCAAGCGGTGGGTCGACGCCCTTCGTTCGGAGCATCCGCGGCTCACCGCAGTGCATATAACGCAGCTGCCGAAGGGGTGGCTCGGCAAAAATCATGCGCTGTATCAAGGCAGCCTGCAGGCGAGGGGCACTTATTTGCTGTTTACCGACGCGGACGTCCGATTCGACGAGGATGCGATCCGCGACGCGGTCGCTTACGCGATCGCCCAGAAAGCAGATCATGTAACGCTGCTGCCGAAGATGGAAGCCCGGGGCTTCTGGCTGCGGGGGTTCGTGCAGTACGTTCTATTCAGCATTTGCCTCTGGCTGCCGCCGTGGCTCGGGAACGACGATCGCCAGAAGAAAACCGGCATGGGGGTCGGCGCTTTCAATCTGATTCGCAGAGAGACGTACGAGCGGATCGGTACGCATCGCGCGCTGTCGATGCGCCCGGACGACGATTTGCGGCTCGGCATGCTCGTGAAGCAGGCGGGCTGCCGCCAGCGCGTCGCGCTCGGCGCGAAGCGGATCGCCGTAGAATGGTATCCGTCGCTTCGGGCGGCGATTCTTGGACTCGAAAAAAACTTGTACTCCGGCTTCTCGTTCCGGCTTCCGCTGGCGGGGGCCGGAGCCGGCTTGCAGCTGCTGTGCTGCGCCCTGCCGCTGACGGCGCTTCTGTGGGCCCGCGGTCCCGCGTTCGGACTGTACGCCGCCGCCGCGGCGCTGTTTGCGGCCGTCTACGCGCTCCACGCGCGCCGGCTCGCGCTGGATCGGGGACTGACCGCCGCGGCGCTGCCGGTGTCGGTCTATCTGTTCGTATGGGTGATGATCCGCTCGATCGCTTTGGCGCATATCCGGAAGGGCGTGTACTGGCGGGGAACCTTTTATAAACTGGACGAGCTCAGAGAGTGGTTTCGATAA
- a CDS encoding LTA synthase family protein → MKRWSSAVMNPFAAVTFLLTLKYYGLQYFLFRNVNPWDCLVVALPSLLLFTVPVELAFKDERNKRTAYLLLNAVLSAAMVSVIVYFRQFGIVVTYHAFMQAHQVLDVSDSILDLLQPLYVLYFMDIIVFFLLRCFRRTPFANAPRPNRKILAPLFGASATVLAAYSILYGNLLNELKQAERMGLVAYEVHTVLTGVTEARAAANAEPITADAVRSVKNITIPTEPFGFGAAEGRNVVVVQLESFQNFLVGLSVDGREITPVLNDLVRESYYFSNVYQSIGQGNTSDAEFIVNTGFYPPAQQAASQAYGSKLLPSLPRILKERGYATVTLHTNDVAFWNRVQLYPALGFDRHYDKAYFGEEDIIAFGASDEVLYDKTIPVLRELRDSGKPFYAHVVAQSSHHPFIPPEGKEMLPLPEEWEGTDIGNYLKMTNYSDHALGLFIERLKEEGLWENTMLVVYGDHFGVSSHSLAAVDRELLEKTLGHEYDARTVHNIPFLIAIPGVTDEGAVFDRLGGQVDFMATMSNLLGVKLNAHIQFGQDLLNSSHNILGSRFYLPTGSFFNDKIMYISGETFGEGTVIPLSAGDPALEADPLLYKDDFVRIMRLLQMNDAFVESLPDRH, encoded by the coding sequence ATGAAGCGATGGTCGTCCGCCGTCATGAATCCATTTGCGGCCGTAACCTTCTTGCTGACGCTGAAGTATTACGGGCTGCAATATTTTTTATTTCGCAATGTCAATCCTTGGGATTGTTTGGTCGTCGCTCTGCCGTCTTTGCTGCTGTTCACCGTTCCCGTCGAATTGGCGTTCAAAGACGAACGGAATAAGCGTACCGCGTACTTGCTGCTGAACGCCGTCCTGTCGGCTGCGATGGTGTCCGTCATCGTCTATTTCCGCCAATTCGGCATCGTCGTTACGTATCATGCGTTCATGCAGGCGCACCAGGTGCTCGACGTCAGCGACAGCATTTTGGACCTGCTTCAGCCGCTTTACGTGCTGTATTTTATGGATATTATCGTCTTCTTTCTTCTTCGCTGCTTTCGCCGAACGCCGTTCGCGAACGCTCCGCGGCCGAACCGCAAAATTCTCGCGCCGCTGTTCGGCGCTTCCGCAACGGTACTGGCCGCTTACAGCATCCTATACGGCAACTTGCTGAACGAGCTGAAGCAGGCCGAGCGCATGGGGCTTGTCGCTTACGAGGTGCATACCGTGCTGACGGGCGTGACCGAAGCGCGCGCCGCCGCGAACGCCGAACCGATTACGGCCGACGCGGTCCGCTCCGTGAAAAATATAACGATTCCGACGGAACCGTTCGGCTTCGGCGCGGCCGAAGGCCGCAACGTCGTCGTCGTGCAGCTCGAATCGTTCCAAAATTTCTTGGTCGGCCTCAGCGTCGACGGCCGGGAAATCACCCCCGTACTGAACGATCTCGTTCGGGAAAGTTACTACTTCTCGAACGTGTACCAATCGATCGGGCAGGGCAACACGTCCGACGCCGAATTTATCGTTAATACCGGATTCTACCCGCCTGCGCAGCAGGCCGCTTCGCAGGCGTACGGCAGCAAGCTGCTGCCGAGCCTCCCTCGCATCCTTAAAGAACGCGGGTATGCGACCGTAACGCTGCACACGAACGACGTGGCGTTCTGGAATCGAGTGCAGCTGTACCCGGCGCTCGGCTTCGACCGGCATTACGACAAAGCGTACTTCGGCGAAGAGGACATCATCGCGTTCGGCGCGTCCGACGAGGTGCTGTACGACAAAACGATTCCGGTGCTGCGGGAGCTTCGGGATTCGGGCAAACCGTTCTACGCGCACGTCGTCGCGCAAAGCTCGCATCATCCGTTCATTCCTCCCGAAGGCAAAGAAATGCTCCCGCTGCCGGAGGAATGGGAAGGCACCGATATCGGCAATTATTTGAAGATGACGAATTATTCCGACCATGCGCTCGGCTTGTTCATCGAACGTCTGAAGGAAGAAGGACTATGGGAGAATACGATGCTTGTCGTGTACGGCGACCATTTCGGCGTCTCCTCTCACTCGCTCGCCGCGGTGGACCGCGAGCTGCTGGAGAAGACCCTCGGTCACGAATACGACGCCCGCACCGTGCATAACATCCCGTTCTTGATCGCGATTCCCGGAGTCACCGACGAGGGCGCCGTCTTCGATCGGCTCGGCGGGCAGGTCGACTTCATGGCGACGATGAGCAATTTGCTCGGCGTAAAGCTGAACGCCCACATTCAATTCGGTCAAGATTTGTTGAACTCGTCCCACAACATCCTGGGCAGCCGGTTTTATTTGCCGACCGGATCGTTCTTTAACGACAAAATCATGTACATCTCGGGCGAAACGTTCGGCGAAGGCACGGTCATCCCGCTGTCGGCGGGCGATCCCGCGCTCGAGGCGGACCCGCTGCTGTACAAGGACGATTTCGTTCGCATCATGAGGCTGCTGCAGATGAACGACGCCTTCGTCGAATCGCTACCCGACCGGCATTAA
- a CDS encoding ABC transporter permease subunit: MNAVRKILALPGVLLFVFAIAAAPVVFQMSRNGPDSGSIEFRWSSMWVQIRNYFHGIGTGDSFAFYTGLSEYAFWTHIGSYFQVSFLYISAGALIGTTIGILFGIGFAASRSEWWKRIVEITGVLPDFIIILLLQFAIVEIAKRTGIVVFKVANVSSGEEPAVVLPLLSMIIIPSLYMIRNVALQMRLSLTEDYIASAKARGLGKAYILFFHALPNVLPFVKADLHKFMGLMIGNLFIVEYFYNMYGITKLLFSDAFGAQGYQYDLVVNGILTLLVLYALLYAIMRLYLYGWKKAVAR, from the coding sequence TTGAATGCAGTAAGAAAAATATTGGCGCTTCCTGGCGTGCTTTTGTTCGTGTTCGCGATTGCGGCGGCGCCGGTCGTCTTTCAAATGTCGAGGAACGGGCCGGATTCGGGGTCGATCGAATTCCGTTGGTCGTCCATGTGGGTCCAGATTCGAAACTACTTTCACGGGATCGGCACCGGGGACTCGTTTGCGTTCTACACAGGGCTTTCCGAGTATGCATTTTGGACGCATATCGGCAGTTACTTTCAGGTATCGTTCTTGTATATTAGCGCCGGTGCGTTGATCGGCACGACCATCGGCATCTTGTTCGGCATCGGCTTCGCCGCCTCCCGCAGCGAATGGTGGAAGCGGATCGTCGAAATTACAGGCGTTCTCCCGGATTTCATCATCATTTTGCTGCTGCAGTTCGCGATCGTTGAAATCGCGAAACGCACCGGCATCGTCGTCTTCAAGGTGGCGAACGTTTCGAGCGGGGAGGAGCCTGCCGTCGTGCTGCCGCTGCTTTCGATGATCATCATTCCATCCTTATATATGATTCGTAACGTAGCGCTCCAAATGCGTCTGTCGCTCACCGAAGATTATATCGCCAGCGCGAAGGCCCGCGGGCTCGGGAAAGCGTACATCTTGTTTTTCCATGCGCTGCCGAACGTGCTTCCATTCGTGAAAGCGGATTTGCATAAATTTATGGGTCTTATGATCGGCAACTTGTTTATTGTCGAGTATTTCTACAATATGTACGGGATCACGAAGCTGCTGTTCTCGGACGCGTTCGGGGCGCAGGGCTATCAATACGATCTTGTCGTGAACGGCATTTTGACGCTGCTTGTCCTATACGCCCTGCTGTACGCGATCATGCGACTGTATTTATACGGTTGGAAAAAGGCGGTGGCCCGATGA
- a CDS encoding ABC transporter permease, which produces MNKTLLAGLMITAMMIAIGLVGPRLAPYDLEHQAEIKFYINEKGEADLIAPPVPPGALYPLGTDRNGYDLLTKILHGAKYTIFLALGIAFARVALGGVIGLFLGYFGKEAAKKPSGNGYLDVLNGIPLFLIVFFILYGISINPAVSPAALSMIMAVVFLVIGIPSVVATVKEKTAEIRERQFVLASRSLGVGHSRMIGRHLFPHLKESFLILFVNEIIMTLNLFGQLAIFNLFVGGTTMTVDPVEYLSRTNEWAGLIGAARNGIYVYQWILFVPLAFYVTLIVGFYFVSKGLESLYKQKYSKFSHV; this is translated from the coding sequence ATGAACAAAACGCTGCTAGCCGGACTTATGATTACGGCGATGATGATCGCGATCGGTCTCGTCGGTCCGCGATTGGCGCCGTACGACCTCGAACATCAAGCGGAAATCAAATTTTATATCAACGAAAAAGGCGAGGCCGATCTGATCGCGCCGCCGGTGCCGCCGGGGGCGTTATACCCGCTCGGCACCGACCGCAACGGCTACGATTTACTGACGAAAATTTTACACGGCGCCAAATATACGATTTTCCTTGCGCTCGGCATCGCGTTCGCCAGAGTGGCGCTCGGCGGCGTCATCGGCTTGTTCCTCGGCTACTTCGGCAAGGAGGCCGCGAAGAAACCTTCCGGCAACGGCTATTTGGACGTATTGAACGGCATCCCTTTATTTTTAATCGTGTTTTTCATTCTGTACGGCATCTCGATCAATCCCGCCGTATCTCCGGCGGCGCTATCCATGATTATGGCGGTCGTGTTCCTCGTGATCGGCATTCCGAGCGTCGTCGCCACGGTGAAGGAAAAAACGGCGGAAATCCGGGAGCGGCAGTTCGTGCTCGCCTCCCGATCGCTCGGCGTCGGGCACTCCCGCATGATCGGACGCCATTTGTTTCCGCACTTGAAGGAAAGCTTCTTGATTTTGTTCGTGAACGAAATCATCATGACGTTAAATTTGTTCGGGCAGCTGGCGATTTTCAATTTGTTCGTCGGCGGCACGACGATGACGGTCGACCCGGTCGAATATTTGAGCCGAACGAACGAGTGGGCCGGTTTGATCGGCGCGGCGCGGAACGGCATTTATGTGTATCAATGGATTTTGTTCGTGCCGCTGGCGTTCTACGTGACGCTGATCGTAGGGTTTTATTTCGTGTCGAAGGGACTAGAATCGCTTTATAAACAAAAATACAGCAAGTTTTCGCACGTTTGA
- a CDS encoding L,D-transpeptidase: MSFLAILFWTLAPLAAFALPAPAAAAPVEDDIHLVISKSKHVLVVYVNDTPQYWFPVATGKGALTPEGEFAIANKIMNPWYLRSNIPGGDKRNPFGTRWLGLAVPNTGGYRYGIHGTNRPYSIGHSVSSGCIRMLNKDVEWLYRHIPIGTKVTIRN; encoded by the coding sequence ATGTCGTTCCTCGCGATCCTCTTTTGGACGCTTGCGCCGCTCGCGGCGTTCGCTCTGCCGGCTCCTGCAGCGGCGGCCCCCGTCGAGGACGACATCCATCTTGTCATCAGCAAATCGAAGCATGTGCTCGTCGTTTACGTCAACGATACGCCGCAATACTGGTTTCCTGTGGCGACAGGCAAGGGCGCCTTAACGCCGGAAGGCGAGTTTGCGATCGCCAACAAAATCATGAACCCATGGTATTTGCGCAGCAACATCCCCGGCGGCGACAAACGCAACCCGTTCGGCACCCGCTGGCTCGGCCTCGCAGTGCCGAATACCGGCGGCTACCGCTACGGCATTCACGGCACGAATCGTCCGTACTCGATCGGCCACAGCGTCTCGTCCGGCTGCATCCGTATGCTGAACAAAGACGTGGAGTGGCTGTACCGCCACATCCCGATCGGGACGAAGGTAACCATTCGGAATTGA
- a CDS encoding alpha/beta-type small acid-soluble spore protein, which translates to MARRNNRNRLLVPESRRELAAFRTEVLRKEGYEVDPARPAEAKFNVAQSLGVPLRRGYNGDLDTESAGKVGGVIGGLMVRELVKLAQRQLAEQRR; encoded by the coding sequence ATGGCGCGCAGAAACAACCGCAACCGCCTGCTCGTTCCGGAGTCCCGGCGGGAGCTGGCGGCATTCCGAACCGAAGTGCTCCGCAAGGAAGGATACGAAGTCGACCCGGCTCGTCCTGCGGAGGCGAAATTCAATGTCGCGCAGTCGCTGGGCGTCCCGCTCCGGCGCGGGTATAACGGGGATTTGGATACGGAGTCGGCGGGGAAGGTCGGCGGCGTCATCGGCGGCCTGATGGTGCGCGAGCTCGTCAAGCTGGCGCAGCGGCAGCTCGCCGAACAACGTCGATAA
- the pulA gene encoding type I pullulanase, with protein MFIQTERATLIVHYYRFDETYGGWNAWAWPEGREGASFPFEERDDFGATAHCRLEHMSGVTRIGLLLRRSTAEELWAEREFDDRYVEEVDERGVAEVWIVEGDERMYTRAERALAYARRRRRIVEAMMTSPHAVDVRLNRLPDGMDEAAAAAALDVRRAACGRLIPLRGVVPLGARTFRALTAEPLDVGERYAVRLPGVPEAAVSLRGMFDSPEFERRFVYDGDDLGAAYAPEATSFRLWAPTAERASLVIYRAADAAAGEERPMEPSANGTWTIRLEGDCHSLFYTYKVWIDDEWREAVDPYARAVSANGRLGAVVDPARAEPDGWAADVRPPFGAPTDAVLYELHVRDATVHPDSGAARPGTYAGLAEGGTRTPDGFATGLDYVTSLGVTHVQLLPVADFVSVDETDPARAYNWGYDPAHWFAPEGSYATDPYDPAVRLRELKALVAAFHRRGIRVSLDVVYNHQFSLLRSSLERLVPGYYFRFRPDGTPANGTGVGNDTASERAMMRKLIVDCVAYWAESYHVDGFRFDLMGIHDVETMRAVRERLDRIDPTILVYGEGWVLDTPLPEERKASLPNARAVPRVGFFHDRFRDGIRGGVFYAEERGFVSGEGARAHDVWIGIVGGIEYGRGIDGHALEPEQTINYAEVHDNHTLWDKLVSSNADDDESARRAMQRLAASVLFTSQGIPLLHAGQEWFRTKGGEHNSYRSPDAVNRLDWRRAERFRGDVDYVRGLIALRRAHAAFRLPTAELVRTSLRIVDTPPYVIAYTLSPPSGDNRLYFVAHNAGRCAAALPLPDAGAWSVLCDGERASAEPIDSFEGAEAVVPPLASVVLVLARE; from the coding sequence ATGTTCATCCAGACGGAGCGCGCGACGCTGATCGTGCACTATTATCGGTTCGACGAAACGTACGGCGGTTGGAACGCGTGGGCATGGCCGGAAGGCCGGGAAGGCGCTTCGTTCCCGTTCGAGGAACGGGACGATTTCGGAGCGACGGCGCATTGCCGTTTGGAGCATATGTCGGGCGTCACGCGCATCGGTTTGCTGCTGCGGCGTTCGACCGCGGAAGAGCTTTGGGCCGAGCGGGAATTCGACGACCGGTACGTGGAAGAGGTCGACGAGCGAGGCGTCGCCGAAGTGTGGATCGTCGAGGGCGACGAGCGTATGTATACGCGGGCGGAGCGGGCGCTCGCTTACGCGCGGCGGCGGCGGCGCATCGTCGAGGCCATGATGACGTCGCCGCATGCGGTGGACGTGCGGCTCAATCGGCTGCCGGACGGCATGGACGAGGCGGCAGCCGCGGCGGCGCTGGACGTCCGCCGCGCCGCCTGCGGCCGCCTGATTCCGCTGCGCGGCGTCGTTCCCCTGGGCGCGCGGACGTTCCGCGCCCTCACGGCCGAGCCACTCGACGTCGGCGAACGGTACGCCGTCCGCCTGCCGGGCGTGCCGGAAGCGGCCGTATCGCTGCGCGGCATGTTCGACTCGCCCGAGTTCGAGCGGCGCTTCGTCTACGACGGCGACGATTTGGGCGCGGCGTACGCCCCCGAGGCGACGTCGTTCCGGCTGTGGGCGCCGACCGCCGAACGGGCGAGTCTGGTCATCTACCGCGCGGCCGACGCGGCGGCGGGCGAAGAGCGCCCGATGGAGCCGTCGGCGAACGGCACATGGACGATCCGGCTCGAAGGGGACTGCCACTCGCTCTTCTATACATATAAAGTGTGGATCGACGACGAATGGCGCGAAGCCGTCGACCCGTACGCCCGTGCCGTGTCGGCGAACGGCCGGCTCGGCGCCGTCGTCGATCCGGCGCGCGCCGAGCCGGACGGCTGGGCGGCGGACGTCCGGCCGCCCTTCGGAGCGCCGACCGACGCCGTCCTCTACGAGCTGCACGTGCGAGACGCCACGGTGCATCCGGACAGCGGCGCCGCGCGGCCCGGAACGTACGCCGGCCTCGCCGAAGGCGGGACGCGCACGCCGGACGGTTTCGCGACCGGCCTCGACTACGTCACGTCGCTCGGCGTCACGCACGTGCAGCTGCTGCCGGTCGCCGACTTCGTCTCCGTCGACGAGACGGATCCGGCACGGGCCTACAATTGGGGGTACGACCCCGCCCATTGGTTCGCGCCGGAGGGCTCTTACGCGACGGATCCGTATGATCCGGCCGTCCGCCTTCGCGAGCTGAAGGCGCTCGTCGCCGCCTTCCACCGCCGCGGCATCCGAGTGTCGCTCGACGTCGTGTACAACCACCAATTTTCGCTGCTCCGCTCGTCGCTCGAGCGGCTCGTCCCCGGCTATTACTTCCGCTTCCGGCCGGACGGGACGCCGGCGAACGGCACCGGCGTCGGCAACGACACCGCGTCGGAGCGCGCGATGATGCGCAAGCTCATCGTCGATTGCGTCGCCTATTGGGCGGAATCGTACCATGTCGACGGCTTCCGGTTCGATCTGATGGGCATTCATGACGTCGAGACGATGCGGGCCGTGCGCGAGAGGCTCGACCGGATCGACCCGACGATTCTGGTATACGGCGAGGGCTGGGTGCTCGACACCCCGCTGCCCGAGGAGCGGAAGGCGTCGCTGCCGAACGCCCGGGCCGTCCCCCGCGTCGGCTTCTTCCACGACCGGTTCCGGGACGGCATTCGCGGCGGCGTCTTCTACGCGGAGGAGCGCGGCTTCGTCAGCGGCGAAGGCGCGCGGGCGCATGACGTCTGGATCGGGATCGTCGGCGGCATCGAGTACGGCCGCGGCATCGACGGCCATGCGCTCGAGCCCGAACAGACGATCAATTACGCCGAGGTGCACGACAATCATACGCTGTGGGATAAACTCGTGAGCTCCAACGCGGACGACGACGAATCGGCGCGTCGCGCGATGCAGCGCCTCGCGGCGTCGGTGCTCTTCACCTCGCAGGGGATCCCGCTGCTGCACGCCGGGCAAGAATGGTTCCGCACGAAGGGCGGCGAGCACAACAGCTACCGATCGCCCGACGCCGTCAACCGGCTCGATTGGCGGCGAGCCGAACGGTTCCGAGGCGACGTCGACTACGTCCGCGGGCTGATCGCCCTGCGCCGCGCGCACGCGGCGTTCCGTCTGCCGACCGCGGAGCTCGTGCGAACCTCGCTTCGCATCGTCGACACGCCGCCGTACGTCATCGCGTACACGCTGTCGCCGCCGAGCGGCGACAATCGCCTGTACTTCGTCGCCCATAACGCGGGACGGTGCGCTGCGGCGCTGCCGCTGCCCGACGCCGGAGCGTGGAGCGTCCTATGCGACGGCGAGCGGGCGTCGGCAGAACCGATCGACTCGTTCGAAGGGGCCGAAGCCGTCGTCCCCCCGCTCGCCAGCGTCGTCCTCGTCCTTGCGCGGGAGTAA